In Brassica napus cultivar Da-Ae unplaced genomic scaffold, Da-Ae ScsIHWf_2614;HRSCAF=3363, whole genome shotgun sequence, the genomic window GTATACTTCTCGTGCAACCCTCTCGCAGTTGACAACGTGAGAGAACGGTTTCGCTTGTTCAACCAAAGCTTTCTCTGAAACCCTGAACCTCCCTGATAGGTACTTAAGTGGAGAAGCCAAATGAACTGTTGATGTGGACAATAAATAAAGGGATAAGAGACTCTAGTTGGATAAGAGGCTTTGCAGTTGGAATAGCTGAGGCAAatagagaaggaagaagatggaGTATAAATAGAGAGCTTGATCGAAGAAGAGAGGGATGCTGATGTTGTAGAAAGAGTGAGACGCCATGAGTCTTCCTTCCTCACGATCGCCATGAGATCGTGATGAGTCTTCGGGTTGAGATCGCCATGAGATCCTAACCTGAGATTCACTTTATCAGCTTCTAGTTATCTTGTAATCTCTGTCTATCTTGTAATTGGTGTGTTGAGAGATCAATAAGAAGAGTTATAGAGTTTGGGATATCAAGACTCTATCACTCCCACAAGAACTGATCTTCACCCAAGAGATCAGTTTCTCACTCTCAAAATCTAACCAAGTGATCCATACCTTAAAAGGGTTCAAAGATACGACTTCACTTACCAAACAGTAACTCCGAGGCATTTTCTCATCATCACCACCATCGTACACCGCCCAAACCTGCCCTTTCTTGAAGCTTCTAGGCATCCTGTCTTTATCAAAATCATACAATTCACAATCCTCGTCTGCCAGTGCCATGTAGTTTTCTTGGTTTAACTTACCACGATCCCTCTTCCTATTAACCCCTGACACGTATTCTAAATCCACTACCTCACTTAACTCCTTGCggttcgtcttcttcttctttttattactCTTATTCTTTAAAGCTTCTTTCTCCTTGTTAGTACTCATCTCCATCAAAGTTTCATCACCTGAAGATATGTCATGTTCTTCTCTAGAGACTATAGTGCTACTTCTCTCAGTGATCTTCACCTTCGGTTTCTTTCTCTTTAACACTGATTGCATTTCAGCTAGAGTCATCAtcccttcatcttcttcatccaaccTCTCATGTCTATCTAAAGCTTTTGCTTCCTCCTCTCTCGTCTCCCCTCCCTCACTCACTCTTCTCAAGCTCTCATTACCCTCACCAACACGCTTCCTCCTCCTAGTATAAGTTATAATCTTGGAAGAACAAGCTCCATTCGAAAACGTCGACGTTTCACCATCACAAGCACCAATCTCGCCCTGAACCCTAATCCTCAACTTCATATCATACTCACTCCTCCTAACCTTATCAGACAAAACCTCAAAAGCCTCATTCACAAGCCTAAACCCTTCCTCACACCCCGCATACGGATTCTCATCAGGACGCAACACCAAAGCTAGCTTCCTATACTGTTCCTTTATAGTATCGATGTGAGAAAAAGGCTCTACCTTCAGAATCTTGTACCACTCCGGCGTATCTCCGTCGGAGGCGGTGACCATGGAGGATACACCTTCCGTGTCCGGAAACAAGGCGAGAGCTTTACGCGCGTGATTCAGAGCTGAAGTCAAGTCGCCGCTGTTGAATTTCGATTCCGCTAGGGTCTTGTGGTGTATTGCGTTGTTACCAGAGTCTCGGTCTGATCCTGAAGCTGCCATTGCTATTATGTAAACTTAGAGCATCCctatcaataatattttattattaatttttttaatttacaaaaaaaaaaaaattaatcgcAGACCGTCACGTGCTGTAAGATCCATGAAACAGTGATGAACCTGTCAGACACACAGGTTCACTGGGAAGAGCTGGGGAAAAACAGTTTCATCACTgttcattattttaatttttcttttttttagaatCTGTGTAAATCCCTCATAAGTTCACTAATGAGGATGCTTTTAGGTGTTgacttttgtttgtgtttagtttgtttagtttttcatttttgtttttccaaaaatttattttttaatccaatcaaaaattttagattttgtaaAAATCGGTTTTCTGCAAatcaattttgtaaaatatggaAGACTAGGCGGGATGTAATATGGAAAATATGCAAGGGGAGGGAAACGGATACAAAATCGGTTGCTATTATATTAGAGAGAGTTCCAGAAGAAGGGGAACCGATCTCAAAACAAATTAGGGTTCCAAGGAGAGGGAGGGAGGCGATGACTGAAGCATTTGAAGGTACGATTCAAGTTCAGTTTCGAATCGAATGTTTATTAAATTACTCTCCTAATTCGATTTGGATAAACATGTCTTCTGACTCAGGCTGGAATCAATGGCTCGAAGATCCGTGTTTCTTCTGTGTAAGCTTGAGGGCAAGCTTGATTTCAAGGGCGAGAGTATACAAGAGGATACTGAAGTGGTTGTGGAGGTTAAAAGTGTTGATTGTGTGGTTTTCAACAGTAACCGGGTATTATATTTTCGAGATAAGTGTTGGTAAGCATAAAGAAACGACAGCACCAAGCACACTATGGTGGATACAAGTGGTGAATCTTCAGTTACATAAAGAGAGAAGAGCTGTGTTACTGATGTCTATCAGGAGATATAGACTACAAGTTTGGGTACAACAGAAGCTGAAATGGAAGAGGAATTACAAAACATggatgttcaaatacaaagaaagaatgaaacAAGTGCATGCTCTGTTATTACACATTGAGTGGTGTCTTTGGAGCAGTTCTTATTTTCTATGGCATCGCTGGAGAAGCAAGGGTAACTCTACTTGTTCTTCTGAGATGGCTGGTTTAGTTGAAAATCAGAAAAATAAAGAGACAGGGAGGTTGATTCAGGGTGTATATACTTGCTGTGCTCACGTTTTGTGGAGTGGCTGGCATGTCCACAGAGACAGTAAGGTGATGCAACAAAGGTGGAGAAGTAAATTGCCCAAGTCATGGATGTTCAAGTATAGAGAGAAGGTTCATGTGCTCAGCTTAGCTAACTGTTGAAGTATTGGAGTCAACAAGAGAAAAGAGACCAACATGATCATGAGTCATTTGTTCAGTGGTTTCTTTCCATACAAGCTTGTGGGCAAGCTTGTTTTCAAAGGGGAAAGTATTGATAGGTACTTAAGTGGAGAAGCCAAATGAACTGTTGATGTGGACAATAAATAAAGGGATAAGAGACTCTAGTTGGATAAGAGGCTTTGCAGTTGGAATAGCTGAGGCAAatagagaaggaagaagatggaGTATAAATAGAGAGCTTGATCGAAGAAGAGAGGGATGCTGATGTTGTAGAAAGAGTGAGACGCCATGAGTCTTCCTTCCTCACGATCGCCATGAGATCGTGATGAGTCTTCGGGTTGAGATCGCCATGAGATCCTAACCTGAGATTCACTTTATCAGCTTCTAGTTATCTTGTAATCTCTGTCTATCTTGTAATTGGTGTGTTGAGAGATCAATAAGAAGAGTTATAGAGTTTGGGATATCAAGACTCTATCATTGGTGCGGTGAAACTGTGATCGAAGCTAACGCGGTGGTGTTACGGTGATGATGAAGTTCGGTGAATCGGCGGTAAGAATCAAGGGAAGCGATGGTTTTGTTGCTGGATTCGTCGGAGGCGCTATTGAGTTTCACGAACGATGCGAAGATTACGGAAGTTACGGAAATCGCGGAGTTTCCAGAGATGATGCGAACAAGACGATGCAGAGAAATCCGTTGGTGACGCGAAACGATAAGGCGACGGCAGAGCGATTGGATTCTTGGAGAAGCAGATCGCAACGATTGGAGAGGATTCAAGCGCAGTCATGGGAATCGTTACGGTTCCAGTGTTTCCGGATGTCGACTTGAGGCAGTGGATTTCGTGGATGGAGCATTACTTTGCTCGGAAGGGACTCACTGACTTCGAGAAGTTACACATGGCTTATGGATTCATTGTGGATGAAGCTGAGAGGTACATTAGTGGTATCGATTCTTTGAGGCCTATTAGAAGCTGGAAACATATGAAAGAAACGTTGTTGTGGCAATTTGGCGCTGATGatgatccagagaagatcagaaTGAAAGCTAGTTATGATAGAGGCCACAAAGCTTTCTTGGAGTGGGAAGCAGACAAGCGACGACGTTCCCGACTGTGTTCAGGTGATTCTGGTGATATAACTTTCACGGATGAATCAACCTCACACAATGCCATTGTTCATGAGACTGGAGTAGTGAGGAACTGTTCTCTGTCAGATTTGATTCAGCCAGCTTTAGATTCCGAGACGGTTCATGAAAGAGATATGGTGATACAGACTGTCCCTGCTGCAGAAGTTTCTGTACAATCTGATACAATACTCGAGAAAGATGTTTTTGCTGAGACTGGTCATGAGGACGAACTAAGTACAGAGAAAGAAGCAGAGCAGGTGTCAA contains:
- the LOC125601573 gene encoding uncharacterized protein LOC125601573; this encodes MAASGSDRDSGNNAIHHKTLAESKFNSGDLTSALNHARKALALFPDTEGVSSMVTASDGDTPEWYKILKVEPFSHIDTIKEQYRKLALVLRPDENPYAGCEEGFRLVNEAFEVLSDKVRRSEYDMKLRIRVQGEIGACDGETSTFSNGACSSKIITYTRRRKRVGEGNESLRRVSEGGETREEEAKALDRHERLDEEDEGMMTLAEMQSVLKRKKPKVKITERSSTIVSREEHDISSGDETLMEMSTNKEKEALKNKSNKKKKKTNRKELSEVVDLEYVSGVNRKRDRGKLNQENYMALADEDCELYDFDKDRMPRSFKKGQVWAVYDGGDDEKMPRSYCLVSEVVSLNPFKVWITWLDFESEKLISWVKISSFHLASPLKYLSGRFRVSEKALVEQAKPFSHVVNCERVAREVYQIYPRKGSVWAVYSEINSGLQRRKTRRYEIVVCLTMYSDAYGLSVAYLEKVNEESSNLFKRRDYGCNAVRWVEKDDVAALLSHQIPAKKLPEDQAGAGSRESWVLDLASVPPGLVAAT